A stretch of the bacterium genome encodes the following:
- a CDS encoding DUF4159 domain-containing protein has product MTQEFKSSRFHGPSDAIDMKHLEQETQKLFFLGLLVAVSLHAMAGSYFMFRKTEVKVVKPATMELVIRRPRMTRAFEFKKKRIQVRYLERKKVAERQPVKDIQMKPPSSMDLMGKIVSFEYDTDMKTNIESETIIPLGVEIEMASTREPEKQISMKQEMISLDDLDTGQYKAMVIQDPKNKQSIKGFVYISTAWGAQLKPPDKLKRSVINLVEALNRYTNINAKVDSHLYLDSRKIFETPFVYITADKAFELTEIERKNFGEYLRKGGFAVIDNGTPEYEFGQAEASLRQMIKDSLGADARFLLISNYHPLYHCFFDFDDGPPQGAEIQMVQTTTTGAQGEGARNSSMA; this is encoded by the coding sequence ATGACACAGGAATTCAAATCATCACGGTTTCACGGGCCCTCCGATGCAATCGACATGAAGCATCTGGAACAGGAGACGCAGAAGTTGTTCTTTCTGGGTCTGCTCGTCGCGGTATCGCTTCATGCAATGGCGGGGTCCTATTTCATGTTCAGGAAAACCGAGGTGAAAGTGGTAAAACCTGCGACCATGGAGCTCGTTATCAGGCGGCCGAGGATGACAAGGGCATTCGAGTTCAAGAAAAAACGCATACAGGTCCGTTATCTCGAGCGTAAAAAAGTGGCTGAGCGCCAGCCGGTCAAGGATATTCAGATGAAACCTCCTTCGTCCATGGACCTCATGGGTAAAATCGTGTCGTTTGAATACGATACCGATATGAAGACAAACATCGAGAGTGAAACGATCATTCCTCTCGGTGTCGAGATTGAAATGGCCTCGACCCGTGAACCGGAAAAGCAGATTTCCATGAAACAGGAGATGATCTCGCTCGATGACCTCGACACCGGGCAGTACAAGGCCATGGTCATCCAGGACCCGAAAAACAAGCAGAGCATCAAGGGATTCGTTTACATTTCCACAGCGTGGGGCGCCCAGTTAAAACCGCCCGACAAGCTGAAACGGTCTGTAATCAATCTCGTGGAAGCATTGAACCGTTACACGAATATCAATGCGAAAGTCGACAGCCACCTCTACCTGGATTCACGGAAAATATTCGAAACGCCCTTCGTGTATATAACTGCCGACAAGGCATTTGAATTGACCGAGATCGAACGGAAAAATTTTGGGGAATACCTCAGAAAGGGCGGTTTTGCGGTCATAGACAACGGAACGCCCGAGTATGAATTCGGCCAGGCGGAAGCATCCCTGCGGCAGATGATAAAAGATTCGCTGGGAGCCGATGCACGGTTTCTTCTCATATCGAATTATCATCCTCTTTATCATTGTTTCTTCGATTTCGATGACGGTCCTCCGCAGGGCGCCGAAATACAGATGGTCCAGACGACAACGACCGGTGCTCAGGGTGAGGGCGCTCGAAATTCGTCTATGGC